The Apium graveolens cultivar Ventura chromosome 11, ASM990537v1, whole genome shotgun sequence genome has a window encoding:
- the LOC141698064 gene encoding bifunctional riboflavin kinase/FMN phosphatase-like isoform X2, whose amino-acid sequence MRLGVTHKESRIAIIKDYDLPISPEQFTEEIMPMYREKWLLAQALPGANRLIKHLHSKKVPFALASNSITKNVEAKVSHQPGWSKYFSIVLGSDQVKSGKPSPDIFLEAANRMGVNAACCLVIEDSLTGVKAGKAAGMKVVAVPSLPSESNDFSVADIVLHSLLELQPEVWGLPPFEDWVDGALPIEPIYFRGLYRNGLLHEFAGDGASGLPDQVFGFYFGWAKDESSNILKILMSVKWDGGSCSLKKVINICLVDGSNEATSDQDMQIMLVGYIGRQSNKENSASEKELLEENKVIAKGALDSSAFTNHSSTRSFL is encoded by the exons ATGAGGTTGGGGGTGACCCATAAAGAGTCACGGATCGCTATTATCAAAGACTACGACCTACCAATCTCACCTGAACAGTTTACCGAAGAAATTATGCCTATGTATCGAGAAAA GTGGCTACTAGCTCAAGCCCTTCCTGGAGCTAATCGCCTAATAAAACATCTACATAGTAAGAAAGTGCCTTTTGCTCTTGCATCAAACTCCATTACAAAAAATGTAGAAGCAAAAGTTTCTCACCAACCAG GATGGAGTAAATACTTTTCAATTGTTCTTGGAAGTGACCAGGTCAAATCAGGAAAACCATCTCCAGATAT ATTTCTGGAAGCTGCAAATAGAATGGGTGTGAATGCTGCTTGTTGCTTAGTGATAGAAGATTCCTT GACTGGTGTTAAAGCAGGGAAGGCTGCAGGAATGAAGGTCGTAGCTGTTCCTTCGCTCCCAAGTGAATCTAATGATTTTTCCGTTGCTGATATAGTTCTTCACTCACTTCTGGAGTTACAGCCAGAAGTTTGGGGTCTACCACCATTCGAAGACT GGGTGGATGGTGCCTTGCCAATTGAGCCCATTTATTTCAGAGGTTTATACAGAAATGGACTTCTGCACGAATTTGCAG GTGATGGAGCATCTGGTCTACCTGATCAAGTTTTTGGATTTTACTTTGGCTGGGCAAAAGATGAATCTTCAAATATTCTGAAGATTTTGATGAGTGTAAAGTGGGACGGTGGCAGCTGTTCTCTGAAGAAAGTCATT AATATTTGTCTGGTTGATGGAAGCAACGAGGCAACAAGTGATCAGGATATGCAGATAATGCTAGTTGGCTACATTGGAAGACAGTCCAACAAG GAAAACTCAGCCAGCGAGAAAGAATTACTTGAAGAAAATAAGGTCATTGCCAAGGGCGCATTGGATTCTTCAGCCTTTACCAATCATTCAAGCACACGGTCCTTTTTATGA
- the LOC141698064 gene encoding bifunctional riboflavin kinase/FMN phosphatase-like isoform X1: MNGDAAVSAVILDMDGTLLNTELLTKDVLKDLLARYGKEVDYKKEGMRLGVTHKESRIAIIKDYDLPISPEQFTEEIMPMYREKWLLAQALPGANRLIKHLHSKKVPFALASNSITKNVEAKVSHQPGWSKYFSIVLGSDQVKSGKPSPDIFLEAANRMGVNAACCLVIEDSLTGVKAGKAAGMKVVAVPSLPSESNDFSVADIVLHSLLELQPEVWGLPPFEDWVDGALPIEPIYFRGLYRNGLLHEFAGDGASGLPDQVFGFYFGWAKDESSNILKILMSVKWDGGSCSLKKVINICLVDGSNEATSDQDMQIMLVGYIGRQSNKENSASEKELLEENKVIAKGALDSSAFTNHSSTRSFL; this comes from the exons ATGAATGGTGATGCGGCTGTTTCTGCTGTCATACTTGATATGGATGGGACCCTTCTGAACACAG AGCTACTTACCAAGGACGTTTTGAAGGATCTTTTGGCAAGATATGGGAAAGAAGTGGACTACAAGAAGGAAGGAATGAGGTTGGGGGTGACCCATAAAGAGTCACGGATCGCTATTATCAAAGACTACGACCTACCAATCTCACCTGAACAGTTTACCGAAGAAATTATGCCTATGTATCGAGAAAA GTGGCTACTAGCTCAAGCCCTTCCTGGAGCTAATCGCCTAATAAAACATCTACATAGTAAGAAAGTGCCTTTTGCTCTTGCATCAAACTCCATTACAAAAAATGTAGAAGCAAAAGTTTCTCACCAACCAG GATGGAGTAAATACTTTTCAATTGTTCTTGGAAGTGACCAGGTCAAATCAGGAAAACCATCTCCAGATAT ATTTCTGGAAGCTGCAAATAGAATGGGTGTGAATGCTGCTTGTTGCTTAGTGATAGAAGATTCCTT GACTGGTGTTAAAGCAGGGAAGGCTGCAGGAATGAAGGTCGTAGCTGTTCCTTCGCTCCCAAGTGAATCTAATGATTTTTCCGTTGCTGATATAGTTCTTCACTCACTTCTGGAGTTACAGCCAGAAGTTTGGGGTCTACCACCATTCGAAGACT GGGTGGATGGTGCCTTGCCAATTGAGCCCATTTATTTCAGAGGTTTATACAGAAATGGACTTCTGCACGAATTTGCAG GTGATGGAGCATCTGGTCTACCTGATCAAGTTTTTGGATTTTACTTTGGCTGGGCAAAAGATGAATCTTCAAATATTCTGAAGATTTTGATGAGTGTAAAGTGGGACGGTGGCAGCTGTTCTCTGAAGAAAGTCATT AATATTTGTCTGGTTGATGGAAGCAACGAGGCAACAAGTGATCAGGATATGCAGATAATGCTAGTTGGCTACATTGGAAGACAGTCCAACAAG GAAAACTCAGCCAGCGAGAAAGAATTACTTGAAGAAAATAAGGTCATTGCCAAGGGCGCATTGGATTCTTCAGCCTTTACCAATCATTCAAGCACACGGTCCTTTTTATGA
- the LOC141698064 gene encoding bifunctional riboflavin kinase/FMN phosphatase-like isoform X3 produces the protein MNGDAAVSAVILDMDGTLLNTELLTKDVLKDLLARYGKEVDYKKEGMRLGVTHKESRIAIIKDYDLPISPEQFTEEIMPMYREKWLLAQALPGANRLIKHLHSKKVPFALASNSITKNVEAKVSHQPGWSKYFSIVLGSDQVKSGKPSPDIFLEAANRMGVNAACCLVIEDSLTGVKAGKAAGMKVVAVPSLPSESNDFSVADIVLHSLLELQPEVWGLPPFEDWVDGALPIEPIYFRGLYRNGLLHEFAGDGASGLPDQVFGFYFGWAKDESSNILKILMSVKWDGGSCSLKKVIILLLPL, from the exons ATGAATGGTGATGCGGCTGTTTCTGCTGTCATACTTGATATGGATGGGACCCTTCTGAACACAG AGCTACTTACCAAGGACGTTTTGAAGGATCTTTTGGCAAGATATGGGAAAGAAGTGGACTACAAGAAGGAAGGAATGAGGTTGGGGGTGACCCATAAAGAGTCACGGATCGCTATTATCAAAGACTACGACCTACCAATCTCACCTGAACAGTTTACCGAAGAAATTATGCCTATGTATCGAGAAAA GTGGCTACTAGCTCAAGCCCTTCCTGGAGCTAATCGCCTAATAAAACATCTACATAGTAAGAAAGTGCCTTTTGCTCTTGCATCAAACTCCATTACAAAAAATGTAGAAGCAAAAGTTTCTCACCAACCAG GATGGAGTAAATACTTTTCAATTGTTCTTGGAAGTGACCAGGTCAAATCAGGAAAACCATCTCCAGATAT ATTTCTGGAAGCTGCAAATAGAATGGGTGTGAATGCTGCTTGTTGCTTAGTGATAGAAGATTCCTT GACTGGTGTTAAAGCAGGGAAGGCTGCAGGAATGAAGGTCGTAGCTGTTCCTTCGCTCCCAAGTGAATCTAATGATTTTTCCGTTGCTGATATAGTTCTTCACTCACTTCTGGAGTTACAGCCAGAAGTTTGGGGTCTACCACCATTCGAAGACT GGGTGGATGGTGCCTTGCCAATTGAGCCCATTTATTTCAGAGGTTTATACAGAAATGGACTTCTGCACGAATTTGCAG GTGATGGAGCATCTGGTCTACCTGATCAAGTTTTTGGATTTTACTTTGGCTGGGCAAAAGATGAATCTTCAAATATTCTGAAGATTTTGATGAGTGTAAAGTGGGACGGTGGCAGCTGTTCTCTGAAGAAAGTCATT ATCTTGTTGCTTCCATTATAA
- the LOC141698066 gene encoding bifunctional riboflavin kinase/FMN phosphatase-like, translated as MKGDEAFTHVSAVILDLDGTLLNTEVLNKDVLKDYLARFGKILDQKKEDTRSGMSHKEFRLAIIKEYDLLITPERFTEEIRPMYRERWLLARALPGANRLIRHLHNHNVPVAVASNSMTTNVEAKISHQPGWTKCFPIVLGSDQVKSGKPSPDIFLEAANRMGVNAACQEDSLIGVNAAKAAGMKVVAVPSLQSESGQFSVADMILNTLLDLQPEVWGLPPFEDWVSGVVPIEPIHVRGLHRNGYLHELAVLGASGLPDQVLGVYIGWAKLESSKILKILMSIKPLDCCLKKVIHVCPIEESIEATRDQKMQIMLVGYIGG; from the exons ATGAAGGGTGATGAAGCATTTACCCATGTTTCTGCTGTAATTCTTGATTTAGACGGGACCCTTCTGAACACAG AGGTGCTTAACAAGGACGTTTTGAAGGATTATTTGGCAAGATTTGGAAAGATATTGGACCAGAAGAAGGAAGACACGAGGTCGGGGATGTCCCATAAGGAGTTCCGACTTGCTATTATCAAAGAATATGACCTATTAATCACACCTGAACGGTTCACAGAAGAAATTAGGCCAATGTATCGAGAAAG GTGGCTACTAGCGCGAGCACTTCCAGGAGCCAACCGTCTAATTAGACATCTCCACAATCATAATGTGCCGGTTGCTGTTGCATCAAATTCTATGACTACAAATGTAGAAGCAAAAATTTCTCACCAACCAG GTTGGACAAAATGCTTTCCGATTGTTCTTGGAAGTGACCAAGTCAAATCAGGAAAACCATCTCCGGATAT ATTTCTAGAAGCTGCAAATAGGATGGGTGTGAATGCTGCTTGTCAAGAAGATTCCTT AATCGGTGTAAACGCAGCGAAGGCTGCTGGAATGAAGGTTGTGGCTGTTCCCTCGCTCCAAAGTGAATCTGGTCAATTTTCTGTTGCTGATATGATTCTTAACACACTTCTGGACTTGCAGCCAGAAGTTTGGGGTCTACCACCGTTCGAAGACT GGGTAAGTGGCGTCGTTCCAATTGAGCCTATACATGTCAGGGGCCTACACAGAAATGGATATTTGCACGAACTTGCAG TTCTTGGCGCATCTGGTTTACCTGATCAAGTTTTGGGAGTTTACATTGGCTGGGCAAAACTTGAATCCTCAAAGATATTGAAGATTTTGATGAGCATCAAGCCACTTGACTGCTGTTTAAAAAAAGTCATT CATGTTTGTCCAATTGAGGAAAGCATTGAGGCAACCCGTGATCAGAAGATGCAGATAATGCTAGTTGGGTACATAGGAGGATAG
- the LOC141698067 gene encoding 14-3-3 protein 9-like — MASRDTFVYSAKLAEQAERYDEMVEAMKNVAKLDVELTVEERNLLSVGYKNVIGSRRASWRILSSIEQKEESRGNHQNANRIKEYRQKVETELTAICNDIMSVIDEHLIPSCAPGESTVFYYKMKGDYYRYLAEFKSGDDRKDVADLSLKAYEAATASADAELASTHPIRLGLALNFSVFYYEILNSPEKACRLAKQAFDEAISELDNLSEESYKDSTLIMQLLRDNLTLWTSDIPEEGEDGHKDGVSKGIQGEHAE; from the exons ATGGCTTCAAGAGACACTTTCGTTTACAGCGCCAAGCTCGCTGAACAAGCCGAACGCTATGACG AAATGGTGGAGGCAATGAAGAATGTTGCGAAATTGGATGTTGAGTTGACTGTGGAGGAGAGGAATTTACTCTCAGTTGGTTACAAGAATGTGATTGGTTCTCGTAGGGCTTCTTGGCGTATTTTGTCATCCATTGAGCAAAAAGAAGAATCAAGGGGGAACCATCAGAATGCAAACAGGATCAAGGAATATAGACAAAAGGTTGAGACCGAGTTGACGGCTATTTGTAATGACATTATGAGTGTCATTGATGAACATCTCATTCCTTCCTGCGCTCCTGGTGAATCTACAGTCTTCTACTATAAGAT GAAAGGGGACTATTATAGGTATCTTGCAGAATTTAAGTCTGGCGATGATCGGAAAGATGTTGCTGATCTTTCTTTAAAAGCTTATGAG GCAGCTACTGCTTCAGCAGATGCTGAATTGGCTTCTACACATCCCATTCGGCTGGGATTGGCTCTGAATTTTTCGGTCTTCTACTATGAGATTTTGAATTCACCCGAAAA AGCTTGTCGCCTAGCAAAGCAGGCATTTGATGAAGCAATATCTGAGCTTGATAACCTAAGTGAGGAGTCATACAAAGATAGTACTCTAATTATGCAGCTACTCAGGGACAACCTCACCTTGTGGACTTCTGACATTCCTGAGGAAGGAG AAGATGGGCACAAAGATGGGGTTAGCAAAGGTATCCAAGGCGAGCATGCCGAG TGA